A stretch of Chitinophaga caeni DNA encodes these proteins:
- a CDS encoding methylglyoxal synthase: MQQTKTLQKRKRIALIAHDHKKAEMLEWAIYNKTVLSRHELYGTGTTGKLIEEHLDTPVRKLLSGPLGGDQQIGAMVAEGKLDVIIFFWDPMEALPHDPDIKALLRLGVVWNIPMASNRASADFLLTSPLIHQEYEVILPDYSQYLGRKV, encoded by the coding sequence ATGCAACAAACCAAGACTCTTCAAAAGCGCAAGCGCATAGCTTTAATCGCGCATGACCATAAAAAAGCCGAAATGCTCGAATGGGCTATTTACAACAAAACTGTTTTAAGTAGGCACGAGCTTTACGGTACCGGCACCACCGGGAAACTTATCGAAGAACATTTAGATACGCCCGTCCGCAAACTGCTCAGCGGTCCGCTCGGTGGGGATCAGCAAATCGGCGCCATGGTGGCAGAAGGGAAGCTGGATGTAATCATTTTCTTCTGGGATCCGATGGAAGCTCTGCCGCATGATCCGGATATCAAGGCTTTGTTGAGATTAGGTGTCGTATGGAACATCCCTATGGCGAGCAACCGCGCTTCTGCTGATTTCCTGCTGACTTCTCCCTTGATTCACCAGGAATATGAAGTTATATTACCGGATTATTCCCAGTATTTAGGTCGTAAAGTATAG
- a CDS encoding L-threonylcarbamoyladenylate synthase, with amino-acid sequence MLLQLHPDNPNPRQLKMIVECLKDGGVIIYPTDTVYGMGCDIYQHKAIERVARIKGVDPKKAHFSFICSDLSHLSDYTKSVDTPIFRMLKKALPGPYTFIMHASKQVPKLMKNKRDTVGIRVPDNKICHAIVEELGNPIMSTTLPVDDYIEEYTDPEIIHEKFGNQVDIVVDGGAGGIVFSTVIDCTSGEPELVREGAGSFEAIT; translated from the coding sequence ATGCTATTACAACTTCACCCGGACAATCCCAATCCCCGCCAGTTAAAGATGATCGTAGAGTGTTTGAAAGACGGCGGCGTGATTATTTATCCAACTGATACCGTGTACGGGATGGGTTGCGATATTTATCAACATAAAGCTATAGAAAGGGTAGCGAGGATTAAAGGCGTTGATCCGAAGAAGGCCCATTTCTCTTTTATTTGTTCTGACTTAAGCCACTTGTCTGATTATACCAAAAGTGTGGATACGCCAATTTTCAGGATGTTGAAAAAAGCCCTACCCGGCCCTTATACGTTTATCATGCACGCGAGTAAGCAGGTGCCTAAGTTGATGAAAAATAAGCGGGATACGGTGGGTATCAGGGTACCCGATAATAAAATTTGCCATGCTATAGTGGAGGAATTGGGAAACCCGATCATGAGTACTACCCTGCCGGTTGATGATTACATCGAGGAATATACAGACCCTGAAATTATCCACGAAAAGTTTGGCAACCAGGTCGATATTGTGGTAGATGGGGGCGCCGGGGGGATCGTTTTCTCCACGGTAATTGATTGTACAAGTGGAGAGCCTGAGTTGGTTCGGGAAGGGGCCGGGAGTTTTGAAGCAATCACGTAA
- the pnuC gene encoding nicotinamide riboside transporter PnuC, whose product METIFQQLLDNLQHITWLEVIAVVFGIISVFCSKANSVWVYPTGLVSTGIYAYMLALDDFKLYGEATLNVYYFVMSVYGWYHWTRKKGQEDTVTVSWTSKQEMLIAIAISVVGWGIFYYLLSNYSASDVPIFDAFVSATACSGMWLLARRKIENWIFLNISNLVAIPLFVHKKLVLTAVLTVILFVVAIYGYLNWKKIYRQSLASGH is encoded by the coding sequence ATGGAAACGATCTTTCAACAGTTATTAGATAACCTGCAACATATCACTTGGCTGGAGGTCATTGCCGTGGTATTCGGAATTATCAGCGTATTTTGTTCGAAGGCGAACAGCGTTTGGGTGTACCCGACTGGTTTGGTTAGCACGGGTATTTATGCTTACATGTTGGCATTGGATGATTTCAAGTTATACGGTGAAGCCACTTTGAACGTGTATTATTTTGTTATGAGTGTTTACGGTTGGTATCACTGGACGCGCAAGAAAGGGCAAGAAGATACCGTTACCGTGAGCTGGACCAGTAAGCAGGAAATGCTTATTGCAATTGCTATTTCGGTAGTTGGATGGGGGATATTTTATTATTTATTAAGTAATTATTCGGCCTCCGATGTTCCTATTTTCGATGCTTTTGTTTCGGCTACCGCCTGTAGTGGTATGTGGCTGTTAGCAAGACGGAAAATAGAGAACTGGATATTTTTGAATATCTCTAATTTGGTGGCTATCCCGTTATTTGTACATAAAAAATTAGTACTTACTGCTGTATTGACGGTGATCCTGTTCGTAGTGGCGATCTATGGATATTTAAATTGGAAAAAGATTTACCGGCAGTCATTGGCATCGGGGCATTGA
- a CDS encoding PNGase F N-terminal domain-containing protein: MKLLGFSLGMSCLFFATSLKAQIKISPGAEGAIITYATLSNGKPARGAKTIVTVVKGKAAIRSSRGGNSRESQWIDYNTKTVYQVLELDQGERFAWARPFAGFNQPELLNGTETVAGIPCKKAKFNINSNTVEVWYNDQYKIKATPNFTVGADLGLIVKMVRNGNYEQQIVSINTTSVNADSLSWPKSFGSIVDEPTYMERLISSRYKTIDIFKEEQVSWGNKINNPEGEVMNQTYHFAGGTVIAKKVHLPEIKNGTSLFAKLTQHSNGDAYDRTGSVFVIPMDHSQDFLQALEKGIQHIPSFKGRNGKTYQGMIATENYSPVLELMRFFTPFGVKHFNDRVKIKGYHWADSAVYKQEITELAPALQGDVWICVFIGNYDKGGHTVSLELNYYPGWGDGDASKKYWLQPIFNTTNVMEMAGQEYGTLFDRDSLTVTVDIPEGLKNISLRYITTGHGGWGGGDEFNPKENQIFVDGERVYRFVPWREDCATYRTLNPVSGNFGNGLSSSDLSRSNWCPGTLTLPVTIYLHDLQPGKHTFKVAIPLGKPEGTSFSAWNVSGVLKGEFTNAAGDTK; encoded by the coding sequence ATGAAATTGCTTGGTTTTTCGCTTGGCATGAGTTGCCTGTTTTTCGCTACAAGCTTGAAAGCGCAAATTAAAATTTCTCCCGGTGCAGAAGGCGCCATTATTACCTATGCTACGCTTAGCAACGGTAAACCTGCGCGGGGCGCTAAAACGATCGTGACCGTAGTTAAAGGGAAAGCAGCTATCCGTTCTTCGCGCGGCGGTAATAGCAGGGAAAGTCAATGGATAGATTATAATACAAAAACGGTTTACCAGGTATTGGAACTGGATCAAGGGGAGCGTTTTGCCTGGGCTAGACCGTTTGCCGGGTTTAACCAGCCGGAATTGCTAAACGGCACAGAAACGGTTGCCGGCATCCCTTGTAAAAAGGCGAAGTTTAATATCAATTCCAATACGGTCGAAGTTTGGTACAATGATCAATATAAAATCAAAGCTACACCCAATTTTACGGTTGGGGCAGACCTAGGGCTTATCGTGAAGATGGTTAGGAATGGAAACTACGAACAACAGATCGTTTCTATCAATACAACTTCGGTGAATGCCGACTCCTTAAGCTGGCCGAAAAGCTTCGGAAGCATCGTGGATGAACCGACATACATGGAGCGCCTCATCAGTAGCCGCTATAAAACAATTGATATTTTTAAGGAGGAACAGGTTTCATGGGGTAATAAAATAAATAACCCGGAAGGTGAGGTGATGAATCAAACGTATCATTTTGCCGGGGGAACGGTTATCGCGAAGAAGGTGCATTTGCCTGAAATCAAAAACGGAACATCACTGTTTGCTAAACTTACCCAGCATTCAAACGGCGATGCATATGATAGGACAGGCTCCGTGTTTGTGATCCCGATGGATCATTCCCAGGACTTTTTACAAGCCTTGGAAAAGGGCATTCAACATATTCCATCTTTCAAAGGCAGGAATGGGAAGACTTACCAGGGCATGATAGCAACAGAAAATTATTCACCGGTATTAGAGCTGATGCGCTTTTTTACACCCTTTGGCGTCAAGCATTTTAACGATAGGGTCAAGATAAAAGGATACCATTGGGCTGATTCGGCAGTTTATAAACAGGAGATTACCGAACTAGCGCCTGCCCTGCAAGGGGATGTTTGGATATGCGTTTTCATTGGCAATTATGATAAAGGCGGGCATACAGTAAGCCTGGAATTGAATTATTATCCCGGTTGGGGCGATGGAGATGCCTCTAAAAAATACTGGTTGCAACCGATTTTCAATACTACTAACGTGATGGAAATGGCCGGGCAGGAATACGGCACTTTATTCGACCGGGATTCATTGACCGTAACGGTTGATATACCCGAAGGGCTAAAAAATATTTCATTGAGATATATTACTACCGGCCACGGCGGTTGGGGTGGCGGAGATGAATTTAACCCCAAGGAAAATCAAATTTTCGTAGATGGGGAAAGGGTTTACCGCTTTGTTCCGTGGAGGGAAGATTGTGCTACTTACAGAACACTAAACCCAGTTTCGGGTAACTTCGGCAACGGCCTTTCTTCCAGCGACCTGAGTCGATCCAACTGGTGCCCCGGCACCTTGACCTTGCCTGTAACTATTTATTTACATGATTTGCAACCCGGTAAACATACTTTTAAAGTTGCCATCCCGCTTGGAAAACCGGAAGGCACGAGTTTCAGTGCGTGGAATGTTAGCGGCGTGCTGAAAGGGGAATTTACGAACGCAGCAGGGGATACAAAATAA
- the polA gene encoding DNA polymerase I, with amino-acid sequence MSKKLFLLDAMALVYRAYYALLRNPRITSKGRNTNAQFGFTNTLFELINKEKPSHMAVAFDTHAPTERHTDFEDYKANREDAPEDLIEALPDIKRIIEGFNIPVMEVDGYEADDVIGTLAWQAADAGYEVYMVTPDKDYGQLVRDNIFIYKPPAGGGKEEILGPKEVCEKWQIKRVDQVIDILGLMGDAVDNIPGIPGVGEKTAMKLLAEYDTLENVIANADNIKGKMGEKIKAGADSAVLSKKLATIITDVPVEFHEENFGIKPMNPAALAEIFAELEFRTLGKRILGELYQDATQSAVAVQQDLFSAPVEQKNTPKAATLAPATEQVGLVADKNIENTPHNYILAGTPEEHLTLLQQLLEQDEICFDTETTGTDANNVELVGMSFSYTPGTAYYVPVPPNREGALEILHTFKPLFDKENIIFIGQNLKYDLIVLKWYDIAIKGSIFDTMLAHYLIEPEGRRGMDLLSAQYLGYEPVSIETLIGKKGKNQGNMRDVPVEKVKDYAAEDADITLQLKHKFAPIVAEREVSKVFYEIENPLVKVLTDMEYEGVAIDKQTLSDYSNELQAEIKRAEESVYEQAGVRFNLASPKQLGEVLFEKLQLDPKAKKTKTGQYATGEDILQKLASKHKIVEDILVFRELTKLKSTYVDALPTMINPRTGRIHTSYNQAVAVTGRLSSNNPNLQNIPIRTERGREVRKAFVPRDAEHILVSADYSQIELRIIAAISKDENMLAAFRSGTDIHTATAAKVYGVEISEVSPDMRRNAKSVNFGIIYGVSAFGLSENLGISRTEAKGLIDNYFIQYPAIKQYMQDQVAFAKEHGYVQTMLGRKRWLKDINSSNAVVRGFAERNAINMPIQGTAADMIKLAMISIHKAMQSAGFQSKMILQVHDELIFDVYKPELEKLKPLIIEHMKNAMEIDVPIEAELGSGNNWLEAH; translated from the coding sequence CTGAAAGACATACCGATTTTGAAGACTATAAAGCCAACCGTGAAGATGCTCCAGAAGATTTGATCGAGGCGCTACCTGATATCAAAAGAATCATTGAAGGTTTTAATATTCCCGTGATGGAAGTGGACGGATACGAGGCGGATGATGTAATCGGCACGCTGGCTTGGCAAGCCGCCGATGCAGGTTACGAGGTATATATGGTGACGCCTGATAAGGACTACGGACAATTGGTGCGGGATAATATCTTTATTTATAAACCCCCTGCCGGTGGCGGTAAAGAAGAAATCCTGGGTCCGAAAGAGGTATGCGAAAAATGGCAAATAAAACGCGTCGACCAAGTCATTGACATCCTGGGGCTGATGGGCGATGCCGTGGATAACATCCCCGGGATACCGGGCGTCGGTGAAAAAACGGCGATGAAGTTATTAGCCGAGTATGACACCCTTGAAAATGTAATTGCCAATGCCGACAATATCAAGGGAAAAATGGGTGAAAAAATTAAGGCCGGGGCGGATAGCGCTGTTTTATCCAAGAAATTAGCTACCATCATCACGGATGTTCCCGTTGAGTTTCACGAGGAAAACTTCGGCATTAAACCGATGAACCCCGCTGCTTTGGCAGAAATATTTGCCGAGCTGGAATTCCGTACTCTCGGTAAAAGGATCTTGGGCGAATTATACCAGGATGCTACGCAGTCTGCCGTGGCAGTGCAACAAGATCTGTTTAGCGCTCCGGTTGAACAAAAAAATACGCCTAAAGCAGCAACACTCGCACCCGCTACCGAGCAGGTCGGGTTGGTCGCAGATAAGAACATCGAAAATACGCCGCATAATTATATTCTCGCAGGTACGCCCGAAGAGCATTTAACGCTATTACAACAGCTCCTGGAACAAGATGAGATCTGCTTCGATACCGAAACTACTGGTACCGATGCGAATAATGTGGAATTAGTCGGAATGAGCTTTTCCTATACTCCCGGCACGGCCTATTATGTGCCTGTTCCACCTAACCGGGAAGGCGCGCTGGAGATTTTGCACACCTTCAAACCCTTATTCGATAAGGAAAATATTATTTTTATAGGGCAGAATCTTAAATACGATTTAATCGTGCTGAAATGGTATGATATCGCTATCAAGGGCAGTATTTTTGATACGATGTTGGCACATTACCTTATTGAACCGGAAGGCAGGCGTGGCATGGATTTGCTCAGCGCCCAATACCTGGGCTACGAACCGGTTTCGATAGAAACACTGATTGGCAAAAAGGGCAAAAACCAAGGCAATATGCGCGATGTTCCCGTGGAAAAAGTAAAAGATTATGCTGCTGAAGATGCTGATATCACGCTTCAATTAAAACATAAATTCGCCCCTATCGTAGCCGAACGTGAAGTGAGCAAGGTATTCTACGAAATCGAAAATCCCCTGGTTAAAGTGCTGACGGATATGGAATATGAGGGTGTGGCCATCGATAAACAGACTTTATCCGATTATTCTAACGAGTTACAAGCAGAAATCAAACGGGCGGAAGAAAGTGTTTACGAACAGGCTGGTGTTCGATTCAACCTGGCTTCTCCTAAACAATTAGGGGAAGTGCTGTTCGAAAAATTACAATTAGATCCGAAAGCAAAGAAAACTAAAACAGGACAATATGCTACCGGTGAGGACATCCTCCAAAAACTCGCATCAAAACATAAAATCGTGGAAGATATCCTGGTGTTCCGGGAACTAACCAAATTGAAATCTACTTACGTGGATGCGCTTCCCACGATGATTAATCCGCGCACGGGAAGAATACATACGTCTTACAACCAGGCTGTGGCAGTGACCGGGCGATTGAGTTCCAATAATCCGAACCTGCAAAATATCCCGATCCGCACCGAGCGGGGACGTGAGGTCAGGAAGGCTTTCGTTCCGAGGGATGCAGAACACATCTTGGTATCGGCTGATTACTCCCAAATTGAATTGCGGATTATCGCGGCTATCAGTAAAGATGAAAATATGCTGGCGGCCTTCCGCTCCGGAACCGACATCCATACGGCCACGGCTGCTAAGGTTTACGGCGTTGAAATTTCAGAGGTAAGTCCCGATATGCGCCGGAATGCTAAAAGTGTGAACTTCGGTATTATATACGGTGTGAGCGCTTTCGGGCTATCAGAAAACCTCGGAATTTCAAGAACAGAAGCCAAGGGGCTCATCGATAATTATTTCATCCAATATCCGGCAATTAAGCAGTACATGCAAGACCAGGTAGCGTTTGCAAAAGAGCATGGCTATGTACAAACCATGCTGGGTCGTAAACGCTGGTTAAAAGACATTAATTCATCCAATGCCGTGGTTCGGGGCTTTGCAGAACGCAACGCCATTAACATGCCGATCCAGGGTACAGCAGCAGATATGATTAAACTTGCCATGATCTCGATTCATAAAGCTATGCAATCAGCAGGATTCCAATCCAAGATGATACTGCAAGTACATGATGAGTTGATCTTTGATGTGTATAAGCCGGAACTCGAAAAACTCAAACCGCTAATTATCGAGCATATGAAAAACGCGATGGAAATCGATGTGCCGATCGAAGCAGAGCTAGGTTCGGGGAATAACTGGTTGGAGGCCCATTAA
- a CDS encoding C1 family peptidase, translating to MKKLLLSAAMLCSLGVFAQSTVTNKTGSNYKFSVINDANATGIQNQGRTGTCWSFSGLSFFESEVLRKDKNKSVDLSEMFVVRRMYPMKAANYVRMHGKSNFAEGGGFPDDLLCLREFGMVPQSVYDGNRDKVYNHAEMVSVLEGMVKPLGEAKHLNPSWTKAIEGTLDAYMGDAPKTFEYNGKQYTPQSFAQYLGIDPNDYVIISSFNHHPFYSKFVLEVPDNWNWEKVYNVPIDEFVKIAEDAVTDGYTLAWAADVSEKGFNYRDGLAIVPEKDFSDMTEAERKDAFINPVKEKKITQEMRQEAFDNYETQDDHGMHITGIVKDQNGDLFFKVKNSWGETNDCGGYFYASVPYFAYKTTCFMVNKKAIPAAIAKKMGIK from the coding sequence ATGAAGAAATTGTTGTTGAGCGCTGCCATGCTTTGCAGCCTCGGTGTATTTGCACAATCTACGGTTACAAACAAAACAGGTAGTAATTATAAGTTCTCTGTAATTAACGATGCCAACGCTACCGGAATCCAAAACCAAGGTAGAACAGGAACCTGCTGGAGCTTCTCCGGTCTTTCTTTCTTTGAATCCGAAGTTTTGAGGAAAGACAAAAATAAAAGTGTCGATTTAAGCGAAATGTTCGTGGTTCGCAGGATGTACCCAATGAAAGCGGCTAACTATGTTCGTATGCACGGTAAATCCAACTTCGCTGAAGGTGGTGGATTCCCCGATGACCTTCTTTGTTTACGCGAGTTTGGTATGGTGCCGCAGAGCGTGTACGATGGCAACCGCGATAAAGTTTATAACCATGCCGAAATGGTGAGCGTGTTAGAAGGGATGGTAAAACCTTTAGGTGAAGCCAAACATCTGAACCCTAGCTGGACAAAAGCCATTGAAGGTACATTGGACGCTTACATGGGTGATGCGCCAAAAACGTTTGAATACAATGGTAAACAATATACCCCGCAATCTTTCGCTCAATACCTCGGTATCGATCCGAACGATTACGTGATTATTTCCTCTTTTAATCACCATCCTTTTTATAGCAAATTCGTGTTGGAAGTTCCTGATAACTGGAACTGGGAAAAAGTTTACAACGTGCCGATCGATGAATTCGTGAAAATCGCGGAAGATGCTGTAACTGATGGTTACACCTTGGCTTGGGCTGCGGATGTAAGTGAGAAAGGTTTCAATTACAGGGATGGCTTAGCAATCGTTCCTGAAAAAGATTTCAGCGACATGACCGAGGCTGAACGTAAAGATGCCTTCATCAACCCGGTAAAAGAAAAGAAAATTACGCAAGAAATGCGCCAGGAAGCTTTCGATAATTACGAAACACAAGATGATCATGGTATGCATATCACCGGTATCGTAAAAGATCAAAATGGTGACCTGTTCTTCAAAGTGAAAAACTCCTGGGGTGAAACCAATGATTGCGGCGGTTATTTCTATGCATCTGTTCCATACTTCGCATATAAAACCACCTGTTTCATGGTAAATAAAAAAGCAATCCCTGCTGCTATCGCGAAGAAAATGGGGATAAAATAA
- a CDS encoding GNAT family N-acetyltransferase: MIETARLQLVPCTLQHFEASLHGNEALSKALGVTVPSGWTEFPEMIIIAYDKLKNDPSMLGWFFYLIIHKADNKLIGTGGFKGKPDKNGTVEIGYEIAEEYREQGYATEMVGAFIRFAFHHQYIHKVVAHTLEEYDSSVKVLQKNGMQFAGNIDTPGKDTLWKWEITRNAYESRNK, from the coding sequence ATGATCGAAACTGCGAGGTTACAACTAGTGCCATGTACTTTGCAACACTTTGAAGCAAGTTTACATGGAAATGAAGCGCTTTCAAAAGCTCTTGGCGTGACGGTTCCAAGTGGGTGGACGGAGTTCCCGGAAATGATCATTATCGCCTATGATAAATTAAAAAATGATCCCTCCATGCTAGGATGGTTCTTTTATTTGATTATACACAAAGCTGATAATAAATTAATCGGAACAGGTGGATTTAAAGGTAAACCGGATAAGAATGGTACGGTAGAAATCGGCTACGAAATTGCCGAAGAGTACCGTGAACAAGGTTATGCCACCGAAATGGTCGGGGCATTCATTCGTTTTGCCTTCCACCATCAATACATCCACAAGGTGGTAGCGCATACTTTGGAGGAATACGATTCATCCGTAAAGGTGCTTCAAAAAAACGGGATGCAGTTTGCCGGGAATATCGACACTCCCGGTAAGGATACCCTATGGAAATGGGAGATCACCAGGAATGCGTATGAATCGCGCAATAAATAA
- the mtgA gene encoding monofunctional biosynthetic peptidoglycan transglycosylase produces the protein MKLKGIIPRTWRRIKKILLFLFIAHLVYIIILRWVNPPITITQIVSWVETWGTEKHFQKKWVDYDEISQYAKLAVIASEDQLFPDHDGFDFKSIEKAMKHNQKSKKIRGASTISQQVAKNVFLWQHGGWFRKGLEVYFTFMIEKLWSKQRILEMYLNVAQTGDAIFGIEAAAKAYYNKSAAALNREQAAMIAACLPNPVKYTVVPPARITAARQRHILTQMRNIAPDPDIVELVTGKKQEDPKKNSK, from the coding sequence ATGAAGCTCAAAGGAATTATCCCAAGAACTTGGCGAAGAATTAAGAAAATACTGTTATTCCTATTTATTGCGCATTTAGTTTATATTATCATACTCCGTTGGGTGAACCCTCCTATTACCATCACCCAAATCGTTAGTTGGGTGGAAACTTGGGGCACGGAAAAACATTTTCAAAAGAAATGGGTCGATTATGATGAGATCTCTCAATACGCGAAGCTTGCCGTAATCGCCAGCGAGGATCAATTATTCCCGGATCATGACGGCTTCGATTTCAAGTCGATCGAAAAAGCCATGAAACATAATCAAAAAAGTAAAAAAATTCGCGGCGCCAGTACCATCAGTCAACAGGTAGCTAAGAACGTTTTTCTTTGGCAACATGGTGGCTGGTTCCGCAAAGGACTTGAAGTTTACTTCACTTTCATGATCGAAAAGTTATGGAGTAAGCAAAGAATACTGGAGATGTACTTGAACGTTGCTCAAACCGGCGATGCCATCTTCGGCATCGAGGCTGCGGCAAAAGCATATTATAATAAAAGCGCCGCCGCCCTTAACCGTGAACAGGCGGCTATGATCGCGGCATGTTTACCCAACCCGGTCAAATATACGGTCGTGCCACCTGCAAGGATTACGGCGGCCCGCCAAAGACATATCTTAACTCAAATGCGAAATATCGCGCCGGATCCTGATATTGTTGAACTGGTTACCGGGAAGAAACAGGAAGATCCGAAGAAGAATTCAAAGTAA
- a CDS encoding NifU family protein translates to MIKTGNPIISIYTEMTPNPETMKFVANKLLYPQKSIDFPTAASAAPSPLASELFTFPFIRGVFICSNFVTLTKTADTEWNDVIPTIKAFLKEFLEDNRAVINEEEIEEKQPVLSGDESDVVKRIKELLENYVAPAVEMDGGAIQFKDYNDGIVKLALQGSCSGCPSSMITLKNGIEGMMKRMIPEVKEVVAEAE, encoded by the coding sequence ATGATTAAAACTGGCAATCCAATTATCAGTATTTATACGGAAATGACGCCCAATCCGGAGACGATGAAGTTTGTGGCCAACAAATTATTGTACCCGCAAAAATCCATCGATTTCCCTACGGCAGCCAGCGCAGCACCATCTCCATTGGCCTCCGAATTGTTTACATTCCCATTTATCAGGGGTGTATTCATCTGTAGTAATTTTGTTACTTTGACAAAAACAGCGGATACCGAGTGGAATGATGTCATCCCCACGATCAAAGCGTTTTTGAAAGAATTTTTAGAAGATAACCGCGCAGTTATTAACGAAGAAGAGATAGAAGAGAAACAACCCGTTTTAAGTGGTGATGAGAGCGACGTGGTAAAAAGAATCAAGGAATTATTGGAGAATTATGTTGCCCCTGCCGTTGAAATGGACGGTGGTGCCATTCAATTCAAAGATTATAACGACGGCATCGTGAAACTGGCTTTGCAAGGTTCTTGCAGTGGTTGCCCTTCTTCCATGATTACCTTGAAAAACGGTATCGAGGGCATGATGAAGCGCATGATCCCCGAAGTGAAGGAAGTGGTAGCAGAAGCTGAATAA
- a CDS encoding AAA family ATPase has protein sequence MKRFVVIGPESTGKSTLSQHLAKHYQTAWVPEFARGYLEQIDRPYEEEDLLEIAKGQLALEDDKATSADKLLICDTDLYVIKVWSESKYGDCHPQILQWISERRYDGYLLTYIDIPWTYDPQREHPEPAAREYFYNIYKDIVVNSGIPWADIRGGEQERLSNAINFIDRLL, from the coding sequence TTGAAAAGATTTGTTGTCATAGGCCCTGAGTCAACAGGGAAAAGTACATTGAGCCAGCACTTGGCAAAGCATTACCAAACGGCTTGGGTTCCCGAATTTGCGAGGGGGTACCTGGAGCAAATTGATCGCCCGTATGAAGAGGAGGATCTGTTGGAAATCGCCAAGGGACAATTAGCATTAGAAGATGATAAAGCCACATCTGCCGATAAACTTTTGATTTGTGATACGGATTTGTACGTTATAAAGGTTTGGAGCGAAAGTAAATATGGCGATTGTCATCCGCAGATTTTGCAATGGATTTCTGAGCGCCGGTACGATGGATATTTGCTAACATATATTGATATTCCCTGGACTTATGATCCGCAACGGGAGCATCCCGAACCGGCAGCGAGGGAATATTTTTATAATATTTATAAAGATATCGTTGTTAATTCCGGTATACCCTGGGCTGATATCAGGGGTGGGGAGCAGGAGCGGCTCAGCAATGCAATAAACTTTATCGACCGCTTACTTTGA